A genomic region of Mus musculus strain C57BL/6J chromosome 7, GRCm38.p6 C57BL/6J contains the following coding sequences:
- the Prss36 gene encoding polyserase-2 isoform X12 gives MRSVATILIPDNYSTVELGADLALLRLASPAKLGPSVRPVCLPRASHLFAHGTACWATGWGDVQEAVPLPLPWVLQEVELRLLGEAACQCLYSRPGPFNLTFQLLPGMLCAGYPAGRRDTCQGDSGGPLVCEDGGRWFLAGITSFGFGCGRRNRPGVFTAVAPYESWIREHVMGSEPGPVFPSQLQKPQSGPWEPREENCTFAQPECGKAPRPGTWPWEAQVTVPGSTPCYGALVSDRWVLAPASCFLDSPHDFETWRVLLPSRPEEERVARLVAHENASRDFASDLALLQLRTRVNLTAAPSAVCLPHHEHYFLPGSHCRLARWGRGGARGRAGPRTGWDGRSGTHAGGRIDPSLLISLPELAPGSSAQLEAQLLNGWWCHCLYGRQGETVPRPGDPPHLLCPAYQEEEEAGLCWVSSRNSLQKSRPDQDPAGDSSWSLLCREEGTWFLAGYRTLSDGCLRPRAFSPMQTHGPWIRHVTQGAYLEDQLTWDWGPEGEETEKQTCPTHTEHGGEQGSVRLQEFLPVA, from the exons ATGCGCTCAGTGGCCACCATCCTGATACCGGACAACTACAGCACAGTGGAACTGGGCGCAGACTTGGCTCTGCTGCGCCTGGCCTCGCCAGCCAAGCTGGGCCCCTCTGTGCGGCCGGTCTGCCTGCCTCGTGCCTCGCACCTCTTCGCTCACGGAACTGCCTGCTGGGCCACTGGTTGGGGGGACGTCCAGGAGGCTG tccctctgcctctgccctgggTTCTACAGGAAGTGGAGCTAAGGTTGCTGGGAGAGGCTGCCTGTCAATGTCTCTACAGCCGTCCTGGCCCTTTCAACCTGACTTTCCAGCTGTTGCCAGGGATGTTGTGTGCTGGCTATCCAGCGGGACGAAGGGATACCTGCCAG GGTGACTCTGGGGGACCGCTGGTCTGTGAGGACGGAGGCCGATGGTTCCTGGCCGGAATCACCAGCTTTGGCTTTGGCTGTGGACGGAGGAACCGCCCTGGGGTCTTCACTGCAGTGGCTCCCTATGAGTCGTGGATTCGGGAACACGTGATGGGTTCAGAACCTGGGCCTGTCTTTCCCAGCCAGCTCCAGAAGCCACAGTCAGGACCCTGGGAGCCCAGAGAAGAAAACTGTACCTTTGCTCAACCAG AGTGCGGGAAGGCTCCGAGGCCGGGGACCTGGCCCTGGGAGGCCCAAGTGACCGTACCAGGCTCCACACCCTGCTATGGAGCTCTGGTGTCTGACAGATGGGTCTTGGCACCCGCCAGCTGCTTTCTGGA CTCACCCCACGATTTTGAGACCTGGCGGGTGCTGCTGCCCTCCCGTCCGGAGGAGGAGAGGGTGGCGCGCCTCGTGGCGCACGAGAACGCTTCCAGGGACTTCGCTTCGGACCTGGCGCTGCTGCAGCTGAGGACGCGCGTGAACCTGACCGCGGCCCCGAGTGCCGTGTGCCTGCCCCACCACGAACACTATTTTCTGCCCGGGAGCCACTGCCGCCTGGCTCGCTGGGGACGCGGGGGTGCGCGTGGCCGCGCGGGGCCAAGGACTGGGTGGGATGGGCGGAGCGGAACCCACGCGGGCGGCCGCATTGACCCCTCGCTGCTCATCTCTCTCCCAGAACTCGCCCCGGGCTCCAGCGCGCAGCTGGAGGCGCAGCTGTTGAACGGCTGGTGGTGTCATTGCCTGTACGGCCGCCAGGGGGAGACCGTGCCGCGGCCAGGAGACCCGCCGCACTTGCTTTGTCCCGCCtaccaggaggaggaagaggcgggCCTATGTTGGGTGAGCAGCAGGAACTCGTTGCAGAAATCTCGTCCGGACCAGGACCCAGCTGGAG ATTCCAGTTGGAGCCTTCTGTGCCGTGAGGAGGGGACCTGGTTCCTGGCAGGATACAGAACCCTCTCAGATGGTTGTCTCCGACCCCGAGCCTTTTCCCCAATGCAGACTCATGGTCCGTGGATCCGTCATGTGACTCAGGGAGCTTACCTGGAGGACCAGCTAACCTGGGACTGGGGCCCTGAAGGGGAGGAGACCGAGAAACAGACTTGTCCCACACATACTGAGCACGGTGGTGAGCAGGGGTCTGTGAGGCTTCAGGAGTTCCTG CCTGTGGCCTAA